aattagggtgtttgaagtaaaagaagcttcaaggaggatgaaagtaaaCAAAGCACAAGGCTCATATGAGGTCTCAATAAAAGTCTAGAAAAGCTTAGGAATCTATGGTTTATTTTGGCTAACCAAAATGTTTAATAAGATTCTgagtacaaggaaaatgccagatgaatggaggagaagcctTGTGattccgatttacaaaaataaagaattgcaataactataaaagcataaaactaatgaaccATACTATGAAATCACGATATAAGATAATAGACTACTATTATTGAGaaccaatttgattttatgcCAGAGAGATTCACGACATAAGCCACTTACTTAATTAGgaaactcatggaaagatttagagattacAAGAAAggtctccatatggtctttttGCCTAGAacaagcttatgacagagtcttTAGAGAGTTAATATGGCTAGTCTTAGAGAAAAGCAGTGCTTCAAGTAAATATACGGACATACTTAAAGATCTGTATGATGGTGTGATaactagtgtaagaactatgAGGGGCAAAGgtagtaaattcctaattacaattaggttacatcaaggatcagctttaagcccttatttgtttacgCTTATCATGTGTggtttaaccagagacattcaataTGAGGTTCCGTAATGTATGCTTTTTtctaatgatattgttttgatggatacgaaaaaagtagggattaacgccaagttggagttatagAGATTAATTAACCttagaatcaaaaggttttaagataagtagaacgaagacgaagtgtgtgatgtgtaactttagttacactaggacggataatgatgtggtgaaaattgatgagagggagatcgTGCGAAgtgattagtttaattaggaatctgggttcaatcataaataaagaaggtggtatagaagatgatgtttcacagagaattaaaataggattgaTGAAATGGAGAGATGTGATTGGGAGTGTTGTATGATCAACTTGTTCCTTTAAAAcgtaaaacaaaatttttatacGACAGTCAtacaaccggctatgatgtatggtgcaaaaTGTTGGGCAAGTAAcaaacatcatatagataacCTCAGTATAGCGAAGataggatgttgagatggatgagtaaCAAACCTCAGGAAAATAAAGTAATGAATGAtcgatcatattagagctgattttggaacagctccgatacatgataagctacgagaaagtcatttgagatAGCACAATCATGTTCAATGAAGGCAGTGATTTGATTACaattgaagaaactaaaagaacCAGGGGTAGACCTAatatgaccttaggagaagtggtgaagaaagacatgcatagcttaggccatGTATCAAGtgtgacctcaaatagagctgattggagggcaagggtCCATATAGCTaactccatttagttgagataaggctgagtagttgttgttgcTGTATAACCAGAGTCACTACCACCGGATATCTCCAACCCCAAGAGGAGTGGGGGGGAGCGGTGAACAATTGACTGCCAAAGGGTAACTCAATTACTCAACCCCAATGCTTAGACATGCTACGTAAATACCCCTTGAGGCATTCAAAGAACAGAGCATGGTTTATGGCAGTGCAGCACAATGAAAACCTCCTTAATTTGGTGGTGCAGTGCCCTGTTAGTGAGTTTCATGTGATAATGCTATGAGAAAAAACTTGCTTAGGGTTTGTCGTGTTTATGGTTAACGGGCAGTGCTTGAATGTCATCTCCAAACCTCTCTGGACATCTGCTGTAGTTGAAGCAATTGCCATTTTGAAAGGACATGAGCCCCTAGAAGTCATATCGCTAGTTTCATTTGCTTTCAGTGATGACAATGATCTGGTTATTGCTGTAAACTACAAAACCAATTGGGTGCCATTAGAATGTACAAGGTGGTGGTGCTTTGATGTTTCTACTGTGCGACTACTAACACTTCAAATCATGTGATTTATTCATAGAGCAATTCTAGTACATCACATTAGAAGATTATAAAACAATCTATATTAAGGTGATCGCAAATCAACCAGTATACACTAGAAGTACAATGCTAGATGTAGACTGTATATGACGACATTTTAACATTTCCTTACTAGTTCACTAGTTCTGTTTTAACATCATCGGGAAAGCAACAAGTGTGTTCATGTTCAACATctaaatataaataatacaatgcTCCAGGGGGAACAAAAATTGAACTACAAAATTGAATTCTCCAAAACTTGCCCACAGTGCTATTGGGAGAAAAGGTGGTGAAATTTTTCCTGCAGAAGAAATGTTAAACAGCTGagaaacttttcttttttcttctctttgcgTCTCCTGGAATTTTCTTCCTTTGCTTCTTATATTCTTCATACTGCCTTAATGATGACATTGTATGATTCAACTCTCTCCGCAGTCTCTCATTCTCTGAAATGTCTCTCAGCACATGGAAATGCTCTGAAAGTTTCTGCCTCACCTCATCTTCTTTCTCTGGATTTGTGAGTTCCTGAATAGATTCGTCACTACTCAAAATTGATGACCCAATACCCCTTTTCCTCTTACGGTTTGATATTCCATGGTTGTCTTTAGGGGTGAATGATTCCCCTTCAAGGGACAAATCCAAAAATGCTTCTTGTGGGGAGGTGATGGACAGATAAACCTGATTATTTTCACTCATACTTGAAATGCTTGATGCCATTGTGGAAACTGTGTGGTGATAATGTTTGGAGAGTAGGCTCAGTTCCCACAGAACTGAAGCTAACGCGCCGCTAAGGTTAGGGTCTGAGGCAAATGGCTGATAACTCTGCATGAAAAATTGGACATGAGCACTTAGACAATGATAGCAGAAGCAATAGCTTAACACTAGGCAGTGCCTGGTGACATAATTGTTAAGACAAAAGTTCCTTCCAACACCCTCATCTCGCAAAAACCTTTGTTATGGCCTTTCTTCTCACCCCATTGACCTGGCAACTAATTGGAGAAAGATTTGATGGCTAAATATACAGAGGAAAAATAAACCAATGTGGGCATAAGTTTGAAATTGGCGACACATATGACATGTAAacagtttaaactttaaagggtGCTCTATCCATACAATGGTCGGATTGGCCACATCAGTTGACCACATGGCAGAACTCTGGACCTGTTGGTCTAGAAAatgttttcccttattttatacTTTATAAAGACAAGAGTCCACATATAAGTTTGCTAACTAAGTTGCTGCCACATTCCCATATAGGACCACACCAAGACTTCCTATATGATGGTCAGATAGTCTACCTTTGCCAGTCATCATGGAGAAAATGGGAGAGCTTACCGAAACTGTTCCTGCAAGTGAGCCACCACCAACATCGTTTTCTAACAAATTCCGGCATTTCACATTCTTCTGAAGTAGATGTCTCAAAGTGACCAAGGCtgcaaaatcaaataaaacatataaatgCTTAAGCATTAAATGAGAGAaggcttttcttttttctcttgggGTGTACCTGCCATGCCCTCGGCAGGTCCAAAGCATAAGGAGAAAGTAGCCAGGCGTTTTATGAATGCAGCTGCCCTCTGCATGTCATGTTGTCTTCCTTCGCACAACATGATCTTGAGAGCTTCAGCCAAGACTTCACCTTGGTCATCCCTGAAtattagatatatattatgGATGAAGAATTACCCTATTAATGTCCATCCACTGTACATAATCCTAGTACACAAAGTGGCAAAAACTAGTATTTTATTTGactacctctttttttttttgtggagggGGGTGGTGTGAAAAGGTTTGTGTATTTAAGCAACAAAGTTCATCATAGGACGAGTTGGGGAAGGGAATTTAGACGGGATAATCTACTTAGATTCAATTGGTCAAAGTTTGAACAGGCAATGCATCTCTCCCACTCTGTTGTCGAGGCAAGAGAAGGTTGTGGAGGGAATGTATGTCAAATGACAAAGCCATAGATGTAGGAGGCAATTCAAAGCTCAACATGGCCTCTAAATACATACAAAATGAATGAGATCAATTGTATCTGAAAACATATGTTTCAAGTTAGTGACTGATCAATCAAAGTGTGCTCGAACTATCTTGAACAGGGACCATTGAAATAAAAGTGTACTGCAATCAATTTGCTTAGAAAATCAAACTGACTTTATGACTTGGACAAATAATCAAGTTTATATCAATATCTGGAATATAAAATACTAATATTGCTAATCATCTCAAGCAAGTCAGATTTTGCAAAAGTAGAATAGAGCAATGAAGAAAATTCAACCAATCATCAACATTTGCTTGCCCATACACCAAACATTTTGAATTGGCAAACCTAAGAATGAACATGCTCATAATAATTGGCTTTTTGGCAATTTCTTCCTATGGAAGATTCAGGAACAAGAGGATTCAATCGGAAATATCGACAAATTCTTGCGTAGTCCGAGcatatataatttttaaatgATCCCCTACTACATCTCTATCgaattttcatatttattatcAGAATAGCGGAAACAGCCATGATTCAATGGGTAAGATCCActtactttttcttttgttgatttctaatttttacatttttacaatAGTAGCTTGGAAGGCTAGGGGTTATAGTCGACGTTGATTCATGATTTTGAACGTCTCTAATTCAAAACCGAACATGAAACTTTGATTTCATTTGGCTCCTTTATGGAAGATGGATAGACTCCCTGATCTAAGGCgtgaatgaaattcaaaaaaattagatccATAACATCTATGTTAGCTTTTCTGTCTGAATGCATCCAAAACAACTCGCTTTCTAGATGATCCTTCTAGATTATAACAATCCTTCCTAGTTACTTCATTCTCTATTCTACTTCTAGTTGAGTACCAAGCTTTACAGGTAGGCAAGAAAGAGGTGGCTTTACTGTATCAAGCAAATAGTTTGTATCTCCCAGATGATGAACATCAGAATTTTGACTAGAATCTAGATATTTATGGAATAGCTATTTCAAAAGACTTTCAAGGACAAACCTGTCAGATCTATACTCCAGTAGTAAATTATAAAGCTGCACATAGAACTCGTTTAGATCAACATTTAATGCATCAAGATTATTCCTCATCACTTTGAATGCAACAATGCAGCACCGGAGACGTTCAGATACAGTTAAAGAATTCTCAGGAGAGCCATCAGAGTCGATACCACTGCAGGCAAGCACTTTGAGGCAATTCATGAGATCACCCATAAAATCTAAGTCAATCAGATGAGAGAACTTCCCCAAGCCATTTAAGCATGGAGCAAGGAGTGGATGTGGCCCAAACACACTACATAAGGAGCCATTGTTCACTTTAGacctgaaaagaagaaaaataacaaagtCAACTACCAGGAGACACTTGCACTGAAAATCAACATTGCATGGAATTACTTAATTGGGACATAAGACACATTAGATATTGAGTGGACCAGAAACACCAGCTTTTTCTACTTTAttaacaaaattgaaaaaaaggaGGGGGCTCAATCTCCATGATGCCATGTATATACATTCTACAGAGTAAGAAGAGTTCCACTCATCCTTCTCCAATAGACATAACAGATTCCTCATCAAGCAGGTTAGGGCTCAGGTGTCAAGGGACATTGACCGAACTGAACACAGCCCATATAATCGGACAGGTTCTGATTGAATCCACCTCAGGAAATTATTTTTGTAATCACCTCTAATTGGGCATAATCGGGTATAATCAGGTAAAATTTGAAGCTAACTCAAAGCTAATCAAAGGCTTTATGGAAAGGTAACACAATATCAAATGGATATAGTCAGGTCCCAAGGGGGTGTTAAAAGGCAAGCTTAAACAATATGGACCAAAACTCTCAATTTGATAGCGGCTCCAAATCCATCCCCTCCATACTTAATGAGCCAAAAATGTATTAAATAAATTGTGAAACAATTCAACGGGGAAGAAAATAATCATAAAGATGGCTGACAGGAAAAACAGTCAAGTCCATATTTTCCTGCAATTAGCTGCTTTAGACAGCAAtcataaatgataaaaatattaAGATGCTTAGATTGCTCCAAATCAAATATCTGCTGAGACATCGTGAAATTAACAGTCCGAAAACAAATAATTAATCCCTCACTACCCTCAATCTTCTGACAGACTCCAAGTAGCAGTGTTTTCCTAGTTGAATTTGTGGAATTGCTTTGCAATCCAGAACCAAACAGAACCAGGTGAAGAATAATACTACCGGGTTTCATTAAAGAATACAAGAGATGAACAAGGCATTAGTCTTCTGTGTCAAAACCTCCCGTGAAGAATCCTATGTCTCCATGCAATTCACTTTCCACTAAACTAAAACCATGTGACATTTTATGATAAAACCCTTTATGACAAAGAAAATATGCTCTTAACAGAAGGCATCACAATCTAAAAGAACATGGAGATGATGTTAACATCAGGATGTCCAGAAGAAAAATAGCATTTAGAAAAACTTCATTATCTACCAATACAATGGCTATAGATTATTGCTTCCTCGAAATAAGCACAACTCTTCACTAGAAAACCGGCTACAGATAAGACTGCACAATATTTCAACCGCGAATGAATGGGCAGAGAAATTCACTTCAATAATTTACAACGCAAAAGGAAGTCTAACTGATTCAGTAAAAGCCTAAAAATAGGTAATATTGAAACATAATAATGGTTTTTGCAATTACAATTTTCCTCggaaaataaatacaaagaaaTATTGGGTGCTGTCTTATCTGTAACCAGTTTTCTAGCAATAATAAAATCCTGCATATCCATGCAATTCAATTGTTGAAAGCCAACCAAGAAGCTTGTGAGCTCCTTCAATTTACACCATAGAAGACACACCTGGTTGCAGCTGGCTGCATTGCATGCTTCAAAATGCGAAAATATATCTGAAACACAGCAGAGAGCATCTCTGACTGCATCATCCTCCTCTCTTGCAAATCTGGGATAAAAGAAGCTGCCTTGAAATCTGCATTGACCTACATCAAATATCAAGAGCCACTAACAAGGATGAGAAAATGAAGACTAAGGAACATATAAAATGTTGATGGCATTAAGGATGAAAGTGTACCTCCTCCCTTGTCTTAGCTAGCAATTCCTGCCTGGTTTTCTTTTTGTCACTAGCTTGCAATTGATTTGGATCTTCGGTATTCCagttccttttcttctttttcttgtttttgacattttcttctttctttgatgattCAGACCTTCCAAGATCCTCATCAAATGACAAAGATAAGAGAACCTAGTATGGTAAAAtgacaaagaaaataaataaaaatgtaagTATTTTCCAACCTAATAGCTACGAAGTACGAGACTACTACCATCAGTCTTTGACATAACTAGTGGTAGGAATAATAGGTGCGGAGTGATGTCCAATTTTGTACattttgaaagtaaaaaaaataaacaattgtGCAAATGACAAAACATAATTCCTGAAAAGAAACTAAGCCACAACACTACTCCAGAAAATGTAGAATTTGCAGCCACGCTTTGTTAAAGAAAGTCCCAAATTGTAGAACACAGCTTTAGTTTTTCTACTTAGCAGACAAGTAGGTGTTTGGCAGCAGGGATAAGGGAGGAATTTCCATGAAGAAGATTATCCAGGATTTTAGAAGatttctttccaaaaaaaacaaattctcCAATATAAAAAACTTAAATGCATCATTTTAGAACGTATTCGGAAAAGCTTATCCACTACATTCCATAAAGAAATGCACCCAATCCTGGATTCTTCAGGCAGTGAGGAACCAATTGATGAAAGGTGAATGAACCAGAACCTTCTGTTTCAGCGTAAACTGAGGGGTATAAACAGTGTTGAGCGCATTTTGACCATAAATCCCTAAGTCCAAAATAAAAACAGCTGAGCATCATGACTTTGCAATGCACAGCTCCCATGAATTAGAAAACCAAGGGAGGCTCAACTAAAACTCTTGAGCAAGATCCAAAATGTTCAGTCTGTTGACCTAAACTCAACTCCTACCCCCAGTGGGTAGatgtttgttttcttatttgttttcttgtttttatttttctaaaatttttatttctctagtTTCAATTTGCAGGCAGCcccaaaggaagaaaagagcACAAAAGGACATCAGGACACCAATTACCAAGGAAAATAATGCACAAACCCCGCCCCCTCCCCAAAGAGGAAAAAGTATCATCCCGGGTTAATAccggtaatgtagtcctaggtaggtaggagacctactagaagccagacaacaggatcaatcgcaaaaggggttgctggttcgaatggacagcactaggatttaggttaattctagggtttaggatgggaatttgggaatgggtcttatatggctttaatctgcaggtctagggggttattatgggataaaaataattggatttggttaagtttgaaaatctgcagaattagggttagggtttcgggttttaggttaAAGGATCTAggctgaaaactagggtttagatggtCAGATGGGACTCAAATTGGAATCGAgtgtaggagggagagggagggatgtttgctggaagtttggtttgaaactgatggacagatttgaagttatgaaggagtcctagttagggtaggagtgagaagaagaaggtttaaacaaagttcagattcaaacttactggatttgaagagatcttcaatggcaacagctttgaagatgaacaatggggtctcccgatctacaagatgcaaggagataagtagcagccctcccgatcttcacgatgcaaggagtcgattggagatccaccaatcccttcaccttgatattacccacaaggtagccttgatattactcacaaggttcactcaacagagcagagcaacAGCTATGGcaacaaacaaaagctttttcattaattaaattcgtatgtaatgctgacctcccttacaaacttatatagaagactcaaaaatagacttagacactaaaaaggaatgacctaaccctatccctaacctattaggtaacttaaactgactaggaaactaaaatactaaaagaaatagattcaaaacatggctggacttatagagtcctaatccagcccaacttacatcacatgaccacttaagttgtcacatgaccacttaaccaagtcacatgatcacttaaattgaaccaattggatgcaagcaatttgaaccggttcaattaaaaaacataaaaataaactaagtattgggctaatcccatatgcaacctatatacccatattttaggcccataaaagtggcctattacatttgaaacccatgggatcaaagacccaacatgtatgtaacccaaccctagacttattcccaatgaaacaagccatatttggtgatgaatctgcatcaaccgGTCATCTGAAAGTGCCTGTAGAAAAACCTTTATGTCGCCAAACTTGTGATTTGGAGCAGCAAAACAAGACCTCCACAAAAGAACCAAACTCGTGATAAAGGTCCTTACAGGTATGATCTTGCTCAAGATTTACTCAGATGAGAGAGGGGGGGGTCAGTTAGAGTGGTCGGGAAGGCATTTGGTTAATGGCATAGTTCAAGATTTCGATTTCAACTTGGGTTTCAACCCAATTGAAAAAcaaggcgtacccagtgcatgagacTCCCGCTACTGCGAGGTCTGGagaaggtcataatgtatgcagccttacccccacttagAAGATATGATGTTTCCCGACTCAAACCCACAGCCtctaggttgcaatggagcaaccttatcgttGCGTCAAGGCCCGCCTCTTGGTTTCGATCTagttgaaaccgaaatatttcagaTTTCGGTCGAAATTCAACAAAAATCTAATACAATTCAATTCGACCGTTTTGGTGGTCAAATGGATATATTTTGGCCCGAAACTTcagggaaaccctaattaagcatctctAAATATTTGAACCTTTAAATTGTAAGgaacacacccaaaatggtagttcgGCTTCAGAGCCTAGGTTGGTACTATACACTGTATGTTTCGGTATCCTCTCTCTTATATAACCTATACTACATATAATTTAATACTAGAAAACACAACATTCAATAATagcaattgaaaattttgaaatacatattaagaaagaaaaaccatttaatagtacACCAACGTCAAAAGGTGTCATCATAGACAATTAATAGGGATTGCCTATAAAGCATGTTTACATATGTTTGAAGCATTAGattggaaaaataaaaccaaaagtgATAATTTGAATTTCGACTCAAGACATATGGCGGATATGTCATCCTTTGCCTGCAGAATGTCTCAAATCCATCACAACAGCCCTATAGATGACAAGGCTGTCATATGTCGACTATAGgtagaaattttgaaatttcaagAAATCTGGCCAATGATGCTTAGAATCCACCCAAATGTTGAAGTGGATGCTTCACAATTGACCAACAAAATCTTGATTTAGTAGCAAAATGAAGGACtttgccaaaaaaataattgaggTTTTCTAGTAGTTCAGGAGTTCTCAAGCGTAGGGGGAGAAAGCTCAAATTTTTAACAAAATGAGTCAAATTTTCGCCTATATGAGTCGAAATGTCATCAAAATCTTACTGAAATGAGTCAAGATGACCCAAATTTCAGTCAATCTGGTATGCTTGCAGAGTCAACCCCTGTTTTGTTTTTGAGGCTTCTCAAAATCGAAATATTCACAAATTTTTTGGCATTTTGACCGAAACCACGGTTAATGGTTGGTTAATTTGTTTCTTAAATATTGCACAAAGTTTCCTTGCCAAGTTTTGCAAGGGACATTGGCTGGTTTGAGAGTCCATGTACTTTATATGTCAATCCCAGGATAGAATTTCAAATCTGCAGATTTCTTAATAGACAATTTCCAGACCGTGGTTTGGGAAAATCCACTGTACTTCCAAGTGAACCAACCAAACAGCCTAAAGACCTTGTATGGAATATTCCAAGAGTAAGTCTAACACAATGTTAAGGTACCTCACTTTGATGGATAAGACAGTAAAGAAAGTTTGAAAAAGTAGTAAGTTGcttccttcaatcaaaaattttAACGCATAGTGCAAACAAATCCATATTTGCAAAGTCGTGTTTatttagaaaatcaaaattcCATGTCAATAACCAAGCAAAGGGTGAAAGGAAAATGTAAGCATCATCCCAACTTATTCAAAAGTGCAGGTAATATCTCAGGTTTTGGTACAGGTCCTGTAGCCAGACCAGAGACATCCAAACCCCCatcagccccccccccccaaaaaaaaaaaaagaagaagagaaaatacaCCCAAGAAAAGAGTGCAATACCTCAATAGAATCAGGATGCAGCTGACAATCATGAATCTTCACATGATCTGCAATCAATTGAACAGCTGCCACAGTTGCTTCACCTCCGTGCTTTCCCTCATTGGCAAAAAGTGATTTTATAGTTCCACAACATAGTTTCCTAAAGGAAGTGGAAATATTTCAGTAAAATGGAAGAATTCAGTTCTTCACttaataaaaatgaaacaattcaaatgctctctcccccccccccccttttttttcttcctcttttgagATAAATAGAACAATCCAAACGCTCAGCAACTAGTAATTTAATATAGGTAACCACCAAACATTCCAATTTAAAACAGAAATTCAAGTAAGAATGGCAGAGTGAAGAGGACGCCTGATGATAACATTAAGTGCTAAGATGGCAAACAGTTAGCTGGGAACGAAAAAGGTTTTATGGTACATTATAGTACAGTTAAAGTGAAGAGAAATGCTGGCCCTGAGTAACCAAAATGATGTGAAGCATtagttataataaaaaaaataataataataaataaataaataaaaaagaggatcCACAAATTCAAATGAAAGTTAGAGGTAACCCCAACTTAGGGAAGGAAAAGGTCATAATTAATAGAAGAGAAACTCTATGAAGGGATTCCCTGAGATCTCCAAGCTGTATCACTATTTTAAAGGAAAGCAAAACAAGTATATAGCATAGATCATTCAGATAATTTCTGTTATTGATCTACAAATGCATAACATCCAATGACCTAAGTGACTCTACAAAGATTATCTGTGTATGGAAGTATCAATCAAAGGGAGGTTAATTTGAAGATCCAACCTAAGTAGGTATTAAACACTAATGCAAATTAAAACTTTCAAGAACATGCGGTCTTGATGCGATAGGGTATGATGTGTTAGTCTTAGTGGGTATACCTTTTGCAAgaagcaaggtactaaaactcggaactcggtaccaactcggagTTAGATTTAGGTTAAGGAAGtaagtagaagagaagaagaagttagaggaagaagaggaagacaagagaagagggaagagaagaatagaacaggttttggttgtaatcgattgtgttggagagacttctccatacaccctatattcattcaatcataactaatagagaattacatccacctccctagggaggtaaaagggaaataaagaagaaaaaacagaattacataataaggcaactagtaatataactagttcctaaactacccctattacatgacttctaacactccccctcaagctggagaatatataatgcattcccagcttgcttaggaaagagctaaactgaggagagccaagagctttggtgaagatatctgccaactgatcaccagtcttcacaaaaggagtacaaatacagccagagtttatcttctctttgatgaaatgcctatcaacctcaatgtgcttagtccggtcatgttgcactgggttgtgggcaatactgatggcagccttattgtcacagTATAGTCTCATgggtccttcagtgtcaaatcccagttcttGAACAAGTCTCTTCAGCCAaatgagctcacacactccgtgtgccatagctctaaattctgcctcggcactagatctagccacaacatgctgtttcttgctcctccatatgactaagttacctcccataaaggtacaatagccggaggtagatctcctgcctgtaatggaaccagcccaatcggcatctgtgaagccttccactctcaagtggttgtgccttgcatacaacagtcctttccctggagaggacttcaaataccttagaatgcgatacacagcatccaaatggccactcttgggagcatgcattaATTGGCTAACAACTCCCACTGtataagagatatctggcctAGTCATAGAGaaatagataagcttccccacaagcctttgatacttcccctcatcaacaagagaaggaccacaatcctCTCCTAGTTTGTAGTTCTGCTCAATAGAAGAGTTTGCTGGTTtacagcctaacatccctgtctctgttaACAGGTCAAGAACAAACCTcctctgacatatgttgattcctctcttggtccttgatacttctattcctaagaag
The sequence above is a segment of the Telopea speciosissima isolate NSW1024214 ecotype Mountain lineage chromosome 7, Tspe_v1, whole genome shotgun sequence genome. Coding sequences within it:
- the LOC122667107 gene encoding nucleolar complex protein 3 homolog, with translation MGKKKKVILPPQLPPEVAEDDIDVSDDDVQFVKKNQAYAGFLKKLDTQLITRHVTRVADQKDDALESLYEKRMRKQSLPKETEEDGLEVDPVDALPFKTLDGKLYYRTASKESKKSGDAPKDEETAMEEKNDDTDRSIVKLTKAEKRAKQKKIRKEAKQKAKEPADIDEVQENPQAEVLAEVREDLSAEELFARKKSKLAELGMTLLADPESNIKSLKEMLQISKDEDQEIVKLGLLSLLAVFKDIIPGYRIRLPSEKEQEMKVSKVIRKMRFHESTLLSSYKAYLQKLIALEMQPSFQHVAVRCICALLDAVPHFNFSDNLLVAVVKNISSPDDVVRKLCCGTIKSLFANEGKHGGEATVAAVQLIADHVKIHDCQLHPDSIEVLLSLSFDEDLGRSESSKKEENVKNKKKKKRNWNTEDPNQLQASDKKKTRQELLAKTREEVNADFKAASFIPDLQERRMMQSEMLSAVFQIYFRILKHAMQPAATRSKVNNGSLCSVFGPHPLLAPCLNGLGKFSHLIDLDFMGDLMNCLKVLACSGIDSDGSPENSLTVSERLRCCIVAFKVMRNNLDALNVDLNEFYVQLYNLLLEYRSDRDDQGEVLAEALKIMLCEGRQHDMQRAAAFIKRLATFSLCFGPAEGMAALVTLRHLLQKNVKCRNLLENDVGGGSLAGTVSSYQPFASDPNLSGALASVLWELSLLSKHYHHTVSTMASSISSMSENNQVYLSITSPQEAFLDLSLEGESFTPKDNHGISNRKRKRGIGSSILSSDESIQELTNPEKEDEVRQKLSEHFHVLRDISENERLRRELNHTMSSLRQYEEYKKQRKKIPGDAKRRKKKSFSAV